The Pecten maximus chromosome 10, xPecMax1.1, whole genome shotgun sequence region GATATTTTTCATGGTGTCTTCAACAATTTTTCTTACCTGAAAAACAAAAGAgcgaaaaatgaaaaatttaacaaaatgtacCAGGTATTACATGCATACAATGAGAGATAAATTGATATACGACTGTCACATGTCACAGAAATGTTATCATACCAATGATACCGAGGGATGAATTGATGTACACATGTCACAGTACTGTTATCATACCAATAATATCGAGGGACGAATTGATATACGCCTGTCACATGTCACAGAAGTGTTTTCATACAAATAATACCGAGGGGAGAATTGATATACGCCCGTCACATGTCACAGTAGTGTTATCATACCAATAATACCGAGGGGAGAATTGATATACGCCTGTCACATGTCACAGTAGTGTTATCATACCAATAATACCGAGGGGAGAATTGATATACGCCCGTCACATGTCACAGTAGTGTTATTCAACATGCAAAACTAAAGACCAAGGGGTAACATCATACAAACTTTAAAGAAAGACTATGAAAAATTTTCTATGAAAATAATGATGGAATGCAACTAAGGACTAAAAGAACCTTCCTTTGTAATTGGAAATCCTTCAGGTAAACCTTAAGAAATATTAATAGCAAGAATTATTTATGGACAGACTGACCATGGACAAAGGACAATTTGAATagtccaccatcatcagatggtgggttTAAAAGTTCTGTAACATGAGTAATGGACAAAGGCCAATTTGAATagtccaccatcatcagatggtgggttTAAAAGTTCTGTAACATGAGTAATGGACAAAAGCCAATTTGAATAgtccatcatcagatggtgggttTAAAAGTTCTGAAACACGAGTAATGACTTCCATGACACTTACATCTCGCAGCCCTTTATAGGGACCGAGGGCGGAGACTGTATTTCCCTGTACCATCACGTAACATCCTGTTAGTAGTTCGATAGcctgtaaaatatacaaaagcTCACATCACTTCtcattttacataaacaaatCCTGCCACGTACTTCATCAATAAAATGAATCTGTCCGGAGTCCACAAGATATCTTGTACCCtgctttttattttaaaagcgGTCATGTGTGACCTTTGAACTTAAGCCTTGTCAGATACTTACCAAAATCTATTCTGATGTAGAAGTTGATGGCGGGATGGtatggtgtaaatatgaacTAAAACTGTACAGGGGTTCATGAGCTGTACACAAGGTTTGCATGGACAATGTGACTTCAATTTACCCCCAGTGCCCACCCCCGCCATTCATTAAGTAGGGCTTTAATTAAACATATCTAGCTCATTAATTGATATCTTAGTGAAATATGTAACAGAATTAAAACTATTGTCAACTTTGTAAATGCTGCCAAACTAATTAATAAGTTATTaatccaaaatatttttaaatatcaaataccaGAGTCTTTTTCTCCatattattatgataatatatagtatatatgatagtatatgAATCTATAGACTTAGTCTATGATATGCCGTGAACGGCAAGGTGAGTCTACGGTCAAACTGACACAGAGTGAAACACATCCATATTGTAACAGCTTGGCATTGTAGACGGACGAGTGCCATGACGCACCGCTGCACATCGCTTTCAGGGCGAGTTGACATGAGTCAACTTACTGTGTCATGATCAGCTCGTCACATATattcacaaaaatattacaaaccttGAGAGTAGAGCCATCAGGACCTATGAGTCGATGTCGACGTTTGACAAATCTTTCTTTGTTTCTCACAAGAGAGCCAATTTTTATGATGTCGCAGGCAACGTCATCTTCTGTGATTCTGATGGCCTGAAATTGAAACAGTAACAAGTTTTTGtcttctttattttttatactaagtttattacacatatacagttaattaaaaataaatcaaaatttaagcacttttcaattatttttcagTGCTGATATCTTTTTAATAAAAGTTTTTGTCTTTTCTCTTGTGTAAAATCTATCAAAGGTCTAACATTTCCTGATCACAATTTCAGGTTTTTAACTGAATGATAAGTTGATAAATCGATCAATAGTAATTGACTTTTCAATAATTAAAACACCTAAATTACCATTCCCAAGAGCAATGATGTTTCATAGGAAATTAGACTAAAGTTTCTATCTTTaaacatgtataatgtttttaaaatgtttttttgttgttgtttgtatgaTGATAGGATGAATGAATTGATGATGCCATAGACTCTTTTtcttcttatttatttatatacatgtactgtttcatatatacatgtgcatatttacaagttgtcttccttcgtcatttgtgttactatgttatatatctatttattagtaCAATGtttcatatacactatgtgttggtgatccgaagatatagatttgaatttcctgtcgtagttgtaccgagagaaatattcataatataagCACGAtttgtatccatgtatgtaaatacattgcaatccaggtattcctatcatctaatagacgacttccacaattaatatgtcaggatatcgggccgaccatcactgtgccattgaaacgttcttttttaagaacgccggTGTGgtgcagcggtataagctgcgggtatttctggctaggcgattgggtgccgtagatcgtgagtttgaggcccggtcagggcacgagtcaaaaagttgtctcccttcgtcatttgtgtgaCTATGTTATATGtgcatatttacaatatatatacagagagtgTTGCACGGTTATCCCCGCCCAGTCTAATGGCCGGGAATGACCCGAGGACCAGCCGCCTATGATCCCAAGTCTCTCCCTGTGTTGTCTCTCTCCTGCTTCTATATATACTAGGAGTGATGTGAATTACATAATCCAAATCACTAAATACtaaggtaattatataacttgtgtCTAAGTAGACAGAGTTCTGATGTAAATAACATTGTATACCCAGGGGCAGTGTCCGTGTCAACAGGTAGTGGCCAGTGGCCAcgtctatacatgtacagtggaccctcgataatccgaacaccttcgttcccagtccaaaccgtccggattaccagttttccggactgccgaatttcgtgtaccaggtcaaaaaaaattgtcgtgtaagagttatctcccttgattatatacaatccgggacgtttcataaacacgtctaattgtcagactttttaacaataaatatacttatgtttctgatatgattcttgttttgttttgtagaaggTAAAagataaactatgtttttaaaagaacatgtaaagtgaaagttgttttatttatagcgggcatatgtgacctacaaacaacacatgtgtcacgtcccggacgttcacaaacaagtagaaattacaaacgttaaataccttaaataaaatacccggattttacaaccGTCAGTCcgtgttttttttatgatttttacgtaccagaaaccccaagctatctatttaaaagtacgcgacaccagcgagaactacccaagatgtccgataattattaaacccgtattcacaatgtgacgcttagttaagtatcagacgactattgactaatttgtgtgtaatcaacccagttcttgtgatcactgcttaatacgtaaatgtgtatgtaattaataacatgcatctttcaatgagtcgtcgtttcacgtaggggtgttacaaagccgatatccgtgtttacccaatacaagtgttaatgatgttaattaccgatcataaattgatgtatttgagattgattaattatcgtatcacgtactgtatgtttgtgcataaattctgtaacatttaggtcgtagagaaaaagcaatgtaccgttataaaaacaaaagctacacattgtaacacaggtaaacacccggggctatgacctggcagcggtcgctatgactacgcacagtgtcaagcaatagtctgtacagctgtcgacacgggtgacttgccccgacatttttttctcctcgtggtgaaaaaatcgtccggattattgagggaaatttactaatgaaaagtatgttccgttcccaaaatgggcttccggaatcggaatccgaatttccggactggtgagtacaaataacgttacggaaatccgttcccgtgcatttccttccggactgtgagttttccggactatcggcatccggattatcgcgggtccactgtataggTTAAAGTACATCTGAATATAAATTTCCATAACTTTAataattttgatagattttaGAATAAATCACtatactttatatgtttatacagTACCTAGGGAGAGAGATATAGGGTCATGAACTTGTCACAACAGCTTGGGCAAAGTCTACAGCTAATACTGATGGCATGAGTGTGTTCATATTTTCATACCCCGCAAACAATAGAGGGTTAAATTTTGAGTGGATTAAGATTTTGCCAAGGAAACACAATTGCATCACCCTTTAAGACGAGGTTATAGGCATTAGCATTTTAGCACAAACAGGGAAAGCAGACATTTATGTTTTTACTTGTTCATATGGTACACTTCTGGCCAGGAGCTTGATGAGGTCACGTGCTTTGACGATTATATAGGGATCCCACGTTTTCCGGGTGGTAGTCACTGTCATACTGCCCTCTACCACATCCAGCTCTGCCTTAATATGCTGCAAACAAGACAATCACAGAGAGCATTAGAATACACTAACAACTTAACAAGGCCAATATCTAGATGACTACTGACACCAGTATtaaacagaagaaaacaaattaacatCTAGAAGCCTTATGATTGGTCCACACACAGAAGAAAAGTGAGGCCTAGCTAACATACAGAACATACACATCTCCATTCCCTGACCATGCATGTggcaaaaaaaatatttagatcTTAGAATAtgtgttaattaattaatgttcaACATAGTGCCTTCGACCATGCATATGCTTAGTAATAAGAACACATCTGTCTAGAACAGTTCAgcagaaaatgatatttccccagaaattgttatttcatatttcaataagCCAATCCCCTACATCGagataaaaatgtacatgtgcTGATCTTAATAATAGTAATAAGCCCACCACTGTCTATAACAGTTAAGATTGTACATGTGCTGACTACTTCACCTACAATTATGTAGTGgaggataaatacaatatgaACTGGATTTAATCCTTCCTAAACGGTGCTATATCCTAACACTTACATAATCGCCAAGTGTCTTTTTTACAAGTGGCCAACATTCTCGAAGatatttttctctgtattttGGGAATAAAGTTGCAAAAGAGGTTTCTGCTAGAACACCATGTGGATTATCCTCTTTGGTTATGCCAGGATCTTTCCAGCCTTCGGGGACCTCAAGTAAGTCTTTTTCAACATTCTTCTTGCCCCATGttttttctacaaaataaaatttatcgGAAATTAAAGATATGATCAGACGttaaatgccaattttttttatatttctgtagTGGTACGTATACTGGATTGGGCTAAAccatacatgccatacctcctGACGTGAGGCAAAATCgcccttattttcaagtcatttatttccttCCGAGAGGAGAGCCTGaattcccgtattttgtaattccctccaTCATTTTgccgacgccatttttgtttacaattcattAGTTTTTTCCACAAGGTTTTATGAGAATTGGCTAAATTTAGTTCAGTGAACTCCAGTGGCAAGATTGCTCAAATGTTACATTTGACACCTAACAAAATATACCCGGTACCCACAGAATTGGAATA contains the following coding sequences:
- the LOC117335481 gene encoding KRR1 small subunit processome component homolog isoform X3 encodes the protein MEERKEKTWGKKNVEKDLLEVPEGWKDPGITKEDNPHGVLAETSFATLFPKYREKYLRECWPLVKKTLGDYHIKAELDVVEGSMTVTTTRKTWDPYIIVKARDLIKLLARSVPYEQAIRITEDDVACDIIKIGSLVRNKERFVKRRHRLIGPDGSTLKAIELLTGCYVMVQGNTVSALGPYKGLRDVRKIVEDTMKNIHPIYNIKTLMIKKELAKDPKLKGESWDRFLPKFKSKTISKRKQPKKKRTKKDYTPFPPPQVESKIDKELASGEYFLQASQKKAKAQLEKKEKQKENETKQKERRAQAFIPPTETAPSAKKQKVSGTEVDISSLKKKIKKAQKKKV
- the LOC117335481 gene encoding KRR1 small subunit processome component homolog isoform X1 → MEERKEKTWGKKNVEKDLLEVPEGWKDPGITKEDNPHGVLAETSFATLFPKYREKYLRECWPLVKKTLGDYHIKAELDVVEGSMTVTTTRKTWDPYIIVKARDLIKLLARSVPYEQAIRITEDDVACDIIKIGSLVRNKERFVKRRHRLIGPDGSTLKAIELLTGCYVMVQGNTVSALGPYKGLRDVRKIVEDTMKNIHPIYNIKTLMIKKELAKDPKLKGESWDRFLPKFKSKTISKRKQPKKKRTKKDYTPFPPPQVESKIDKELASGEYFLQASQKKAKAQLEKKEKQKENETKQKERRAQAFIPPTETAPSAKKQKVSGTEVDISSLKKKIKKAQKKKV